GGGGGCAGTGGCTGCCTGTGTGCTCATACATCACCACGCGGCTTGAGGGAAGTGGTTTGGTGCTGTATTGGACGCAGCAGCGGCCAGAAAGGTTGACAGAAGCTGGAAGAGAAGTTAAGTTTTCTGATTAAACCAGACCAGGAAAAGCACTAGTGCGGAGGAGCAGGGTCAGAAAATCACGAGGTCTCTGCTGGAGGAGGTGCTGCTCCTACTGTGGGGTCCCACCACAGCCATTCTTCCCCCAAGAAGCCAAAGAGTAGCAAGACGTGCCTCTCCTTTCCTGCAGCAGATGCTTGGAAGGGAGAGCTGCCAAGCATTACTAGACTTatacagcagaaagaaatagaagagagCTGCTCAGAGAGCAGAGCTTGGACTcacttggagaagagaagacCTGGCAGCAGAGGGAAGCCACAAAAAGTATAGCAAGGGCAGATGTGGAGGTCTTCATGCTTCTGCTGGGTGGAGGTAAATTGTAGGAGTCAGGCTAGACTGCTGCAGAGTGCCCTTGCTGTGCCTGGTGTGGGATCCCTGGGCTGAGCCCACTTTATAGCGGGAGACACTGCCGGAAGCATTGCTGAAAGACATGACACAATGGAAAAAGTGCTAAGCCAAGAGTACTGCGTAGTCCCAAGGAAGGAAGTGCCCAGAGCCCCAGGGAGGGTAGTGCCCTGACGTGGCATATTATATAATGATATGATACCATGAAATGATAGAGAACAGGGTATGagttcccttttcctttcccccaaCCAAAGGACTCTCTAGACAACCTAGAAGTAGCGATTCAGAAGTTTATTAGTTGGACCACTTGCCTAGAAGTTGCATGATGGCAATGGATGGAGAATGACCGTGGCTGCCACACACTCGTGTTTCCTAGAATATTTGCACCACAGACAAACTGGGGACAATTCACTTCTCCCACAGCAACAGGAGCAGGGAGACCTTCTCCCCAGCTGCCCACCTGGCAGGTTGGCGAGCACACAGCAGCCAcgctctgccctgcctgcagcactgccccAAGGAGACGGGGGCTTTCTCTGTGGGAGCCAGGCAGCCTCAGCGCTGGGGGAAGTGTGCAGAGCAGAGGGCAGAGCACGGTGCCATCCCAGGTATGGGCTCCTCTTCCATCACTTGCAGCAAGCCATTAGAAAACTGGTTCTGTCGCTACATTGCAGTTTCACAAATACCAGTGACAGCTAAAATAGCACTGTGTTATCCACGGACATGAGAATTGGCCGTTAATGTTTTCAAAGAGCTTTAGAAGCTCATGACCGTGTTGGCACAGCACAGTTGGCTTAGATGCTTATTTGGTTCCAGCAATGTAAAATCAACACCCTCCTGACATTGCTTCATCATTGTCCCCACAGCCACAGACACATACAGAAGAGATTTACTGGGTTTGCTCATGTTATTTGGGACAGGAATGGCAGAAAAACTGTTGGAAATGCCTCAGGAGAGCAGAGGTCTTCATGGTGCGAGTGAATGTGTCTGGGTGCTGGACAACAACAGCCACAGTGGGAAAGTCACATGAGCAGGCTGCCTTTCATGACGGTCCAGTGAAGAAAGGGACGTAGCTCCTCTACAGAGAAGGATGATTACAAAATAGAAACTACTGCCCAAAGCGGTGGCCTTGTAGGAACCCAGAAGAACTAGAAAGGAAATGAAGAGATGCCCTGGGCTGGCTGAAGGAGAGCTGATTCCAGACCTGAGGCTCCCAAGTGCTCCAGGGCATGATGCACACCATCACCACATCTCCATAGACTGAACTCTTTGAAAAAGTGAGCCAGACTTGCTAGAAAGCATGGACTAAGTGGCACTGCAGGATTTGTTTTACACAGAGCCTTTTGTTTCACTAAAACACTGTGTTACTAAGCATGAACAGAAATGAGCCAGGGTGAGACCACAGGTGGGTGTCTTGCTCCTGCTCTACAAGCCAGAAGAGCAGGCACGTGGGGAGGGTCTGCCCGCAGAGCCCTGGGCACACGCTGCCAGGGGGGCTTTCGGAAAGACGCTTCCTTGGCAGGGACAGGGATCCCCCATCACACAGCAAGAAGAATGTCTCCACCCAGCCCACAGCCTGCAGTTTCTCTTCTGCGGTTGTAGCTCAGTCCCCAGCTTTGCCTTTGCAGCAGGGAAGGACCTGGCATATCCATTCGCTTTTTTGcatctctccccactgctgggatTGCTGCTATCCCAGACCACACTGAGGGGTTAAACTCCCAGGGAGTGAATCAAGACAGCCTGAATCAAGGCTGAGGCTTTACTCCCCTGCAGCAGAGCACTCACAGTACACTGCTCCAAACAGCTGAGGATCTCAGGATTCATCTGGAATCCTGCCTGCTCTATAATTTCCCTTGTCCCATGCTCCAGAGGCCAATCAGATTCTGGAATGAAAACTTGCACCTCCAGGGAGGGGCATGAAGCCCCACCAGTGATGTCCTGGACTGGATCCACTCACTCCCAACCTGCACAGAGTGGAGCTAGGGAGGTGTCAGCCTGCTGCTGGTCCATCCCTTGAGCAGTCAGGAGTTGCTCATCTTGCCTGAAGCGT
Above is a genomic segment from Athene noctua chromosome 19, bAthNoc1.hap1.1, whole genome shotgun sequence containing:
- the LOC141968440 gene encoding C-C motif chemokine 13-like, translated to MKTSTSALAILFVASLCCQVFSSPTSVNLSGRCCVQYSTKPLPSSRVVMYEHTGSHCPQLAVIFTTHAGKMVCGKPGDKWVQDIVNRQKDKASSG